The following are from one region of the Chloroflexota bacterium genome:
- a CDS encoding (Fe-S)-binding protein — translation MTTTGPAAGFTIPDPPSDAAMGACVHCGLCLPHCPTFRELRVETASPRGRLHLMRALGEGRVEATDTFVEHMSLCLDCRACEAACPTGVKYGYLMEATRAEIQARRPRTGFAKVLGWLVFKQLFPYPERLALFAGFLRAYQRTGLQQLVRATGLLKRLPGKLDEAEALLPRISSRFFEPKGSVPPRGALRKRVAFFAGCIMRVAFAETNRATVRVLSRAGCQVDMPEEQICCGALHIHSGEREQAKDFARKNIAAFEQSDAEWVVVNAAGCGAALKEYGELLEHDPVWAERAQAFSARVRDFSEAMAALPQEGAPPALNAKVVYQDACHLLHAQRVHQQPRDVLTSIVGVNLVEMRDGDRCCGSAGIYNLTEPEMAERLGANKVENVDQTGADVVVSANPGCLIQLRAGLEKRGSKTKAVHLADFLDAASRD, via the coding sequence ATGACGACGACCGGCCCCGCGGCGGGCTTCACCATTCCCGACCCGCCGTCTGACGCGGCGATGGGGGCCTGCGTCCACTGCGGCCTCTGCCTCCCCCACTGTCCGACCTTCCGCGAGCTGCGCGTCGAGACGGCCTCCCCGCGCGGGCGGCTCCACCTGATGCGCGCCCTCGGCGAGGGGCGGGTCGAGGCGACGGATACCTTTGTCGAGCACATGTCGCTCTGCCTGGACTGCCGCGCCTGCGAGGCCGCCTGCCCGACCGGCGTCAAGTACGGCTATCTGATGGAGGCGACCCGCGCCGAGATCCAGGCCCGGCGTCCGCGCACCGGCTTCGCCAAGGTGCTGGGGTGGCTGGTCTTCAAGCAGCTGTTCCCCTACCCCGAGCGGCTGGCCCTCTTCGCCGGCTTCTTGCGGGCCTACCAGCGGACCGGGCTGCAACAGCTGGTCCGGGCGACGGGCCTGCTCAAGCGGCTGCCCGGCAAGCTCGACGAGGCCGAGGCGCTCCTGCCGCGCATCTCCTCCCGCTTCTTCGAGCCGAAGGGGAGCGTCCCGCCGCGCGGGGCGCTTCGCAAACGGGTGGCGTTCTTCGCCGGCTGCATCATGCGGGTGGCGTTTGCCGAGACGAACCGGGCCACCGTCCGCGTGCTCTCGCGGGCCGGCTGCCAGGTGGACATGCCCGAGGAGCAGATCTGCTGCGGCGCGCTCCACATCCACTCCGGCGAGCGCGAGCAGGCCAAGGATTTCGCGCGGAAGAACATCGCCGCCTTCGAGCAGTCGGATGCCGAGTGGGTCGTGGTGAACGCGGCCGGCTGCGGCGCGGCGCTCAAGGAGTACGGCGAGCTGCTGGAGCATGACCCTGTCTGGGCCGAGCGCGCGCAGGCATTCAGCGCCCGCGTCCGCGACTTCAGCGAGGCGATGGCCGCCCTGCCCCAGGAGGGCGCGCCACCGGCGCTGAATGCGAAGGTCGTCTACCAGGATGCTTGCCACCTGCTGCACGCGCAGCGGGTCCACCAGCAGCCGCGCGATGTGCTCACGTCCATCGTCGGGGTCAACCTCGTGGAGATGCGCGACGGCGACCGCTGCTGCGGGAGCGCCGGCATCTACAACCTGACCGAGCCAGAGATGGCCGAGCGGCTCGGCGCGAACAAGGTGGAGAACGTCGATCAGACGGGCGCGGATGTCGTGGTGAGCGCCAATCCCGGCTGC